The Devosia sp. MC521 genome has a segment encoding these proteins:
- a CDS encoding DUF423 domain-containing protein gives MIVLHRGLLVVAGLLGASGVAAAAASSHMVDSRNLSAIAAVFLSHGPALLAVGLFGRSRSFAFSGAILALGTLIFGADLALREFLSAPLFAGAAPIGGGLMILGWLGFALSGAGLAKLKK, from the coding sequence ATGATTGTGTTGCATCGAGGCCTGCTTGTCGTTGCGGGTTTGCTTGGGGCAAGCGGCGTCGCTGCTGCGGCTGCATCCTCCCATATGGTGGACTCGCGCAATCTTTCTGCCATCGCGGCGGTCTTTCTATCCCATGGCCCTGCGTTGTTGGCGGTTGGCCTCTTTGGTCGGTCTCGTTCCTTCGCCTTTTCGGGGGCAATTCTGGCGCTCGGGACGCTGATTTTTGGAGCGGATTTGGCGTTGCGTGAGTTTCTCAGTGCACCACTTTTTGCAGGTGCGGCACCGATTGGCGGTGGGCTTATGATTTTGGGATGGCTTGGATTTGCCCTAAGTGGCGCGGGCCTCGCTAAATTAAAGAAATAA
- a CDS encoding DUF4424 domain-containing protein, which yields MRFIALTVAAGILVGPSFANDTSVQLTTNGLNFVTNDHISMESEELYISVDEIRVKYVFRNNSDKDIEQLVAFPMPDIDFSYHSPVSYPTGPLDNLFEFVTTFDGEELPATLYEYAMAVGVDRSALLTSMDIPLVNFADETQDALNGLSAEDKSALQRLGIVQREVYDLGEGKVQDDTYPLWTYRASYVWEATFPANDKVVVEHKYRPSVGGTVGTNVLLTGDPESGWDPQGEYATKYCVDEGFRNTVRKSIPKGEEYAPYWDNWISYIVTTGNNWAGGQIENFRLVVDKGDPKNLVSFCGDGVKKIGPTTFEMVKTDYWPSGEIDILLLRHSDQLMN from the coding sequence ATGCGTTTCATCGCCCTTACGGTGGCTGCCGGAATTTTGGTGGGACCCAGTTTTGCCAATGATACGTCCGTTCAACTGACGACCAACGGGCTCAACTTCGTCACCAATGACCACATCTCGATGGAGAGCGAGGAACTCTACATCTCGGTCGACGAGATCCGCGTAAAATATGTCTTCCGCAACAATAGCGACAAAGATATTGAGCAGCTCGTTGCCTTCCCGATGCCCGACATTGATTTTTCCTATCATAGCCCAGTGTCCTATCCGACAGGGCCGCTCGACAACCTCTTTGAGTTTGTGACGACCTTCGACGGCGAAGAGCTTCCCGCGACGCTTTATGAATATGCCATGGCCGTCGGGGTGGATCGAAGCGCGCTATTGACCAGCATGGACATCCCCTTGGTCAATTTCGCCGACGAGACCCAAGACGCACTCAATGGTCTGTCGGCGGAGGACAAGAGCGCGCTTCAACGTCTCGGCATTGTTCAGCGTGAGGTTTATGATTTGGGCGAGGGCAAGGTGCAGGATGATACCTATCCGCTCTGGACCTATCGCGCCTCCTATGTTTGGGAGGCGACCTTCCCAGCCAATGATAAGGTTGTGGTCGAGCACAAATACCGCCCAAGCGTTGGCGGTACGGTTGGTACCAACGTCCTGCTCACCGGCGATCCGGAAAGCGGCTGGGACCCGCAGGGCGAATACGCAACCAAGTACTGCGTCGATGAAGGCTTCCGCAATACAGTGCGGAAATCCATTCCGAAGGGCGAGGAATACGCCCCTTATTGGGATAACTGGATTTCCTACATCGTCACCACCGGCAATAATTGGGCAGGGGGGCAAATCGAGAACTTCCGTCTCGTTGTCGACAAGGGCGACCCGAAAAATCTGGTGTCGTTTTGTGGGGACGGCGTCAAGAAAATCGGGCCAACGACCTTTGAAATGGTCAAAACAGATTACTGGCCCTCAGGAGAGATCGACATCCTTCTGCTGCGCCATTCCGATCAGCTGATGAACTGA
- the miaA gene encoding tRNA (adenosine(37)-N6)-dimethylallyltransferase MiaA: protein MMAQRRVVLIAGPTASGKSALAIARAQTGGGVIINADSMQVYNTLRVVTARPSVEDEAQAEHHLYGVVPVAKRFSTGEYIRKVNALIQEVDPARELIFVGGTGLYFDALTKGFADIPEVPQAVMISVEEEIADFDEAERMALLAAEDPITASRLKVADPQRVVRALSVKRATGRALSSYQDEPQAGILADADIERFVMWPEREVLRERIAHRFDHMFDNGAVEEVKAVLAQNLDPMLPAMKAIGVPEIAAWLKGEMDEEEAIRLATTATHQYAKRQRTWFRNRMADWPRLGLGGTPL, encoded by the coding sequence ATGATGGCCCAGAGGCGCGTGGTTCTGATAGCGGGTCCGACTGCCAGCGGCAAGTCGGCGCTGGCAATCGCGCGCGCCCAGACGGGTGGCGGCGTGATTATCAACGCCGATTCAATGCAGGTTTATAACACGCTTCGTGTTGTGACAGCGCGTCCATCTGTTGAAGACGAAGCGCAGGCCGAGCACCATCTCTATGGCGTTGTGCCTGTCGCTAAACGGTTCTCAACCGGCGAATATATCCGAAAAGTTAATGCGTTGATTCAAGAGGTCGATCCAGCGCGTGAGCTGATCTTTGTCGGCGGCACAGGACTTTACTTCGATGCGCTGACGAAGGGATTCGCAGACATCCCAGAAGTGCCTCAAGCCGTTATGATTTCGGTTGAAGAAGAGATTGCCGATTTTGACGAGGCTGAGCGTATGGCGCTGCTCGCGGCGGAAGATCCCATCACCGCATCTCGGCTCAAGGTTGCTGACCCTCAGCGTGTGGTTCGGGCGCTCTCGGTCAAGCGGGCAACGGGCAGGGCGCTGTCGTCTTATCAAGACGAGCCGCAGGCTGGAATTTTGGCTGACGCCGATATTGAGCGCTTTGTTATGTGGCCCGAACGCGAGGTGCTGCGCGAGCGTATCGCCCATCGCTTTGACCATATGTTCGACAATGGCGCTGTGGAGGAGGTGAAGGCGGTGTTGGCGCAAAACCTCGACCCGATGCTGCCTGCCATGAAGGCAATTGGCGTACCGGAAATTGCGGCTTGGCTGAAAGGGGAAATGGATGAGGAGGAGGCGATCCGTCTCGCCACGACTGCCACCCATCAATATGCCAAGCGGCAGCGAACGTGGTTCCGCAACCGCATGGCTGATTGGCCAAGACTGGGCCTTGGAGGAACCCCGCTTTAA
- a CDS encoding dihydrofolate reductase: MLLALIAAVARNSVIGSDQTIPWRIPSDFAWFKATTMGKPMIMGRKQFETFPKPLPGRPHIVVTRQEDYAVPEGVHVRASLEAAIELAASLAGALGVDELMVIGGGEIYAQAICKADRLYISHVELEPAGDVVFPQVDPEIWQVVAEPHVEPSEKDGAPYSIKVYEKRQALAD; encoded by the coding sequence ATGCTGCTTGCCTTGATTGCCGCGGTGGCGCGGAACAGTGTCATTGGGTCTGACCAGACAATTCCGTGGCGCATTCCGTCCGATTTCGCGTGGTTCAAGGCAACCACTATGGGCAAGCCCATGATCATGGGGCGCAAACAGTTCGAGACTTTCCCTAAGCCCTTGCCGGGGCGCCCGCATATCGTGGTGACGCGGCAAGAAGACTATGCGGTTCCAGAGGGCGTCCATGTCCGCGCAAGCCTTGAAGCAGCCATAGAATTGGCCGCGAGCTTGGCCGGTGCGCTGGGTGTTGACGAGCTCATGGTCATCGGCGGCGGGGAGATTTACGCGCAAGCCATCTGCAAGGCGGATCGGCTCTATATCTCCCATGTCGAGCTCGAGCCGGCGGGCGATGTTGTCTTTCCTCAGGTCGACCCCGAAATCTGGCAGGTTGTGGCCGAACCACATGTTGAACCGTCGGAAAAAGACGGCGCGCCATATTCCATTAAGGTCTATGAAAAGCGCCAAGCGCTCGCGGATTGA
- a CDS encoding protease modulator HflC: MNRLYVLGGLVLAALYVVFSSLYVVDEREQAIVMRFGQITDVRTEPGIYFKIPTDFVDTVQMIDDRLLRYDISNMRVQVSGNAFYQVDAFLTYRIADARLFRERATGQLAVAEARIGASLDAALRQVYGLREFSDALSDQRAQMMQETRDLIRPDLANLGLDIVDVRILRTDLDAEVSATTFERMRAERLAEAALLRARGQEQAQSLRAIADRQAVEIVAAATRDAEILRGQGDAERNRIFALAYGQNEEFFQFYRSMEAYRTSLANTGTTMVLSPDSAFFSYFGSGGALPERGEITGAPIQPLVVPEVVDAPTEPLLDGLGLQDTTVPSITLEDGTALQPTVGIEAPAPVEPVVPTEAEPAAPAAQ; encoded by the coding sequence ATGAACCGTCTTTATGTTCTCGGCGGTCTGGTTCTTGCCGCCCTCTACGTCGTCTTCTCCTCGCTTTACGTCGTTGACGAACGCGAGCAGGCCATTGTTATGCGCTTCGGTCAGATCACCGACGTGCGCACCGAGCCGGGCATCTACTTCAAGATCCCGACCGACTTCGTTGATACCGTTCAGATGATCGATGATCGTCTGCTGCGCTATGATATCTCGAACATGCGTGTTCAGGTGTCGGGCAACGCATTCTATCAGGTTGACGCATTCCTGACCTACCGCATCGCTGATGCGCGTTTGTTCCGTGAGCGTGCGACCGGTCAGCTTGCAGTCGCTGAAGCCCGTATCGGCGCAAGCCTCGATGCGGCTCTGCGTCAGGTTTACGGTCTGCGTGAATTCTCCGACGCTCTGTCTGATCAGCGCGCGCAGATGATGCAGGAAACCCGTGATCTGATCCGTCCGGATCTGGCAAATCTCGGCCTCGACATTGTCGACGTACGTATCCTGCGTACCGACCTCGATGCTGAAGTTTCGGCAACGACCTTTGAACGTATGCGTGCTGAACGTCTTGCCGAAGCTGCATTGCTTCGTGCTCGTGGTCAGGAACAGGCTCAGAGCCTGCGCGCTATCGCTGATCGTCAGGCGGTTGAAATCGTCGCGGCTGCAACCCGTGATGCGGAAATCCTCCGCGGTCAGGGCGACGCTGAACGGAACCGTATCTTTGCACTGGCTTATGGCCAGAACGAAGAGTTCTTCCAGTTCTACCGTTCGATGGAAGCCTATCGTACGTCGCTGGCAAACACCGGCACGACGATGGTTCTGTCGCCAGACAGCGCTTTCTTCAGCTACTTCGGTTCGGGCGGCGCGCTGCCAGAACGCGGCGAAATCACTGGTGCTCCGATCCAGCCTCTGGTTGTTCCAGAAGTTGTCGATGCACCGACTGAGCCACTCCTCGACGGCCTTGGCCTGCAGGACACCACTGTTCCAAGCATCACGCTGGAAGATGGTACGGCTTTGCAGCCAACCGTGGGTATTGAAGCTCCGGCCCCCGTTGAACCAGTGGTTCCGACTGAAGCCGAGCCTGCTGCACCAGCAGCTCAGTAA
- the hflK gene encoding FtsH protease activity modulator HflK → MPWENNGGGGGRNNGGPWGQAPGGGGNSGGGGGGGPRRPGGNPPNLEDILNRGRDQFKGNVPGGKWLFIGGFLALAAFWVSNSIYTINPQEVGVELRFGKPKPEISGPGLHFMVWPVESVERATTTVNQTQIGAATASSRSNAGDGLMLSGDQNIVNVQFSVFWAINDPVSYLFNVRDQESLVRYASESAMREAVGRRPAQDIYSDDRAGIQQEVLRITQATLQSYGLGVNVSQVLIENAGPPADVIDAFNEVQRARQDETRLQEEARSYANTLLGNARGEAAAAREDAAAYKNRVVQEATGEAERFNSIYAEYVNSPEVTRQRLFLETMEQVLGSSEKVLIEPGATGSGVVPYLPLPELGKRNTTEGN, encoded by the coding sequence ATGCCTTGGGAGAATAATGGTGGCGGAGGCGGCCGCAACAATGGCGGCCCTTGGGGCCAAGCGCCAGGTGGTGGCGGCAATAGCGGCGGTGGCGGCGGCGGTGGTCCGCGTCGTCCGGGCGGTAATCCCCCCAATCTCGAAGACATTCTCAATCGTGGCCGTGACCAGTTTAAAGGTAACGTTCCAGGTGGGAAGTGGCTGTTTATCGGCGGCTTCCTCGCGCTAGCAGCGTTTTGGGTGTCCAACTCTATCTACACCATCAACCCGCAAGAAGTGGGTGTTGAACTCCGCTTCGGTAAGCCGAAGCCAGAGATTTCGGGCCCGGGTCTGCACTTCATGGTGTGGCCTGTTGAATCGGTTGAACGTGCAACCACGACCGTCAATCAGACCCAGATCGGTGCAGCGACTGCATCGTCGCGCAGCAATGCGGGCGACGGTCTGATGCTTTCGGGCGACCAGAACATCGTCAATGTCCAGTTCTCCGTGTTCTGGGCGATCAACGATCCGGTCTCTTACCTGTTTAACGTTCGCGATCAGGAATCGCTGGTGCGCTACGCGTCTGAAAGCGCTATGCGTGAAGCGGTTGGTCGTCGTCCGGCTCAGGACATTTACTCTGACGACCGTGCCGGCATTCAGCAGGAAGTTCTGCGCATCACTCAGGCGACGCTGCAAAGCTACGGCCTCGGCGTGAATGTCAGCCAGGTGCTGATCGAGAATGCTGGTCCTCCAGCTGACGTTATCGATGCCTTCAATGAAGTGCAGCGTGCGCGTCAGGACGAGACACGTCTTCAGGAAGAAGCCCGTTCTTACGCCAACACCCTTCTCGGTAACGCTCGCGGTGAAGCCGCAGCGGCTCGTGAAGATGCTGCTGCGTATAAGAACCGCGTCGTTCAGGAAGCAACCGGTGAGGCGGAACGCTTCAACTCGATCTATGCTGAATACGTGAATTCGCCAGAAGTGACCCGTCAGCGTCTCTTCCTCGAAACCATGGAACAGGTTCTGGGCAGCTCCGAAAAGGTGCTGATCGAGCCAGGTGCAACTGGTTCGGGCGTTGTTCCCTATTTGCCGCTGCCAGAATTGGGCAAGCGCAACACCACTGAAGGGAACTGA
- a CDS encoding thermonuclease family protein encodes MPPRLYLVRSNRSRRSQRMPWWVKFPIAYAIAGSFMLGALVVVGVDRSGLAQWLIEPRISAVASTGVAPSGVAMPARTSAHFSVCSSRNRVTCVVDGDTFWLDGVKYRIADLNTPEVSSPSCPQEAALGQRATTRLVSLLNAAPFTLGDYERDEDQYGRKLRIVERNGRSIADTMIAEGLAHPWRGKRESWC; translated from the coding sequence ATGCCGCCCCGCCTTTATCTCGTACGATCTAACCGCTCGCGCCGATCTCAGCGCATGCCGTGGTGGGTGAAATTCCCCATCGCCTATGCGATTGCAGGCTCGTTTATGCTGGGCGCTTTGGTTGTTGTAGGCGTCGACCGCAGCGGGTTGGCGCAATGGCTTATCGAGCCACGGATCAGCGCTGTTGCCTCGACCGGTGTTGCGCCGTCTGGCGTGGCGATGCCCGCTAGGACGAGCGCACATTTTTCTGTCTGCAGTTCGAGAAATCGCGTCACCTGCGTTGTCGATGGCGACACATTCTGGCTCGATGGTGTGAAATATCGCATCGCCGATTTGAATACGCCCGAAGTCAGCAGCCCATCTTGCCCGCAGGAAGCGGCATTGGGCCAGCGCGCAACAACGCGCCTTGTCTCGCTGTTGAATGCGGCGCCTTTCACCTTGGGCGATTATGAGCGTGACGAAGACCAATATGGGCGCAAACTGCGCATCGTCGAGCGCAATGGCCGATCCATCGCAGACACCATGATCGCAGAAGGTCTGGCCCATCCATGGCGCGGCAAACGCGAAAGCTGGTGCTAG
- a CDS encoding DUF1003 domain-containing protein translates to MSSDPAARIAHASDRFLGKDMENLTDQERKVLEQTIERRTLSRDTQAQFNDSLTFGQRLADKVAAFGGSWVFIAGFGVVLALWVTTNLLLAGRAFDPYPFIFLNLMLSMLAAVQAPVIMMSQNRQAAKDREVSSHDYEVNLKSEIEIMALHEKLDRLREEEIRGLILRQQEQIATLTRLIEKHLGGESR, encoded by the coding sequence ATGTCTTCCGATCCCGCCGCCCGTATTGCGCATGCGTCCGATAGGTTTCTCGGCAAGGATATGGAAAATCTGACCGACCAGGAACGGAAGGTCCTTGAGCAAACGATAGAGCGACGCACGCTATCGCGGGATACGCAGGCGCAATTCAATGACAGTCTGACCTTTGGACAGCGGTTGGCCGACAAGGTCGCGGCCTTTGGCGGCTCATGGGTTTTTATCGCAGGGTTTGGCGTGGTGTTGGCGCTTTGGGTGACGACCAATCTGCTATTGGCCGGTCGGGCATTCGATCCCTATCCCTTCATCTTTCTCAATCTGATGCTGTCGATGCTGGCGGCCGTGCAAGCGCCGGTCATTATGATGAGCCAGAACCGACAGGCGGCGAAGGATCGGGAGGTTTCTTCCCATGATTATGAGGTGAATTTGAAATCGGAGATCGAGATCATGGCCCTGCATGAAAAACTCGACCGGCTTCGCGAAGAGGAAATCCGCGGTCTCATTTTGCGTCAGCAGGAGCAGATCGCAACTTTGACGCGACTTATCGAGAAACACCTCGGCGGCGAATCGCGCTAG
- the serB gene encoding phosphoserine phosphatase SerB, whose translation MPVLSLIANPADPDFDTKLAQAVVAEIGGELNWLNNGIACDIIEPKAENALALAREIIGTRAVDVNLVPTYGRRKQLLVADMDSTMIQQECIDELAAALNLKDKVAEITERAMRGELDFEQALDTRVALLKGLDRAAMDEVRRGSITLMPGGRTLIQTMKAYGAYTSLVSGGFTFFADYFGKRIGFDEAIANVLEFDGDNLTGTVSKPIVDKTTKRTRLETLAQEKGLSLSQTMAVGDGANDLDMIAIAGMGVALHAKPVVAAAAGYRIDHSDLTALLYLQGYDDEELVR comes from the coding sequence ATGCCGGTTCTTTCCCTGATCGCCAACCCTGCAGATCCTGATTTCGACACCAAGCTTGCTCAAGCTGTCGTGGCGGAAATAGGCGGAGAACTCAACTGGCTGAACAATGGTATCGCCTGCGATATCATTGAGCCAAAAGCTGAGAACGCTCTCGCCCTCGCGCGCGAAATCATTGGCACGCGCGCAGTGGACGTCAATTTGGTGCCCACCTATGGTCGCCGCAAGCAGCTTCTTGTCGCAGACATGGACTCCACCATGATCCAGCAGGAATGCATCGACGAACTGGCCGCTGCCTTGAACCTCAAAGACAAGGTTGCCGAAATCACCGAACGCGCTATGCGCGGCGAACTTGATTTCGAACAGGCGCTAGACACGCGTGTGGCTCTCCTCAAAGGCCTTGATCGTGCTGCCATGGACGAGGTTCGTCGTGGCTCCATCACCCTCATGCCGGGTGGGCGTACGCTGATCCAGACCATGAAGGCCTATGGCGCTTACACCTCGCTGGTGTCGGGCGGCTTCACCTTCTTTGCTGACTATTTTGGCAAGCGCATCGGCTTTGACGAGGCCATCGCCAATGTTCTCGAATTCGACGGCGATAACCTCACCGGCACAGTGAGCAAGCCCATCGTCGACAAGACCACCAAGCGTACACGCCTTGAAACGCTCGCCCAAGAAAAGGGTCTGTCGCTGAGCCAGACCATGGCTGTGGGCGACGGTGCCAATGACCTCGATATGATCGCCATTGCCGGCATGGGCGTCGCGCTGCATGCCAAGCCGGTCGTAGCGGCGGCCGCAGGCTACCGCATCGACCACAGCGACCTCACGGCCCTGCTTTATCTGCAAGGCTATGACGACGAAGAACTCGTCCGCTAA
- a CDS encoding glycine zipper domain-containing protein: MLKILVVAVAALSLTACTASQQGATVGGVGGAVVGSAITGGSAAGAIVGAGIGAIAGAAAGDALQSRNYNGNPNQCVYRNPRTGVQYVAACPRG; the protein is encoded by the coding sequence ATGCTTAAGATTTTGGTGGTCGCAGTTGCGGCTCTCTCGCTCACCGCATGTACTGCTAGCCAGCAGGGTGCAACCGTTGGCGGCGTCGGTGGCGCGGTCGTAGGGTCGGCAATCACCGGCGGCAGTGCAGCTGGTGCTATCGTTGGTGCTGGTATCGGCGCGATCGCCGGGGCGGCTGCTGGCGATGCTCTGCAAAGCCGTAACTATAACGGAAATCCAAATCAGTGCGTGTACCGCAACCCACGCACAGGTGTGCAGTACGTAGCGGCTTGTCCGCGCGGCTAA
- a CDS encoding MATE family efflux transporter: MSEMVAPMPERASRGAWGREFIESFSLAWPLVIAQLAQNALQTTNVVMVGWLGPSDLAAATLASTFYTPFMLLGTGIVAAVSALVAQARGQRDIKAVRRVVRQGFWAALMICAVLVPLILQFQNIYQHLGQDLDTVAHGQSYINILAFSLFPALGIMVLRSFLSATGITRPILIITIFGVLINGLIAYSLIFGNFGLPEMGIRGAGVASLVANLAMFAMMLTYVLRHRKLKRFNILVRFWKADWGHLKEIFRIGVPMGMTTLAEVGLFTAAAVLIGQFGTDAIAAHAVALQCSSTAFMVPLGLGYAATVRVGLAYGRGDKEGIRRAGWASFILGTGFMVFSCALFLLAGRQIAGVFLDPTLESNAHAINLAVTFIAVSGLFQLVDGAQVTAAYSLRGLSDAKVPMWIAIFGYWFIGLPTSYVLGFTFGMEGLGVWLGLAVGLAFVAVLLVGRFAYRERLGLLKTLNPA; the protein is encoded by the coding sequence ATGAGTGAGATGGTCGCGCCAATGCCAGAGCGTGCTTCGCGTGGCGCCTGGGGGCGGGAATTTATCGAGAGTTTTTCTCTCGCTTGGCCGCTGGTTATTGCTCAGCTTGCTCAAAACGCCCTGCAAACAACAAACGTCGTCATGGTCGGCTGGCTCGGCCCATCCGATCTGGCAGCGGCAACGCTGGCCTCCACGTTTTATACCCCTTTCATGCTGCTCGGCACCGGGATTGTCGCGGCGGTATCAGCGCTTGTTGCGCAAGCGCGTGGGCAGCGAGACATCAAGGCCGTGCGCCGTGTCGTGCGCCAGGGCTTCTGGGCGGCGCTCATGATTTGTGCGGTGCTTGTGCCGCTGATCTTACAGTTTCAGAATATTTATCAGCATCTGGGCCAAGACCTCGACACGGTCGCGCATGGCCAGAGCTACATCAATATTCTGGCGTTTTCCCTGTTCCCGGCGCTCGGCATCATGGTGCTGCGCTCGTTTTTGTCAGCGACCGGCATAACCCGTCCCATTCTGATCATCACCATCTTCGGCGTGCTCATTAATGGGCTGATCGCATACAGCCTCATCTTCGGCAATTTTGGTTTGCCGGAAATGGGCATTCGTGGCGCTGGCGTTGCCTCGCTCGTGGCGAACTTGGCGATGTTCGCGATGATGCTGACCTATGTGCTACGTCACCGCAAACTCAAGCGCTTCAACATCCTCGTGCGCTTCTGGAAGGCGGACTGGGGGCACCTAAAGGAAATCTTCCGCATTGGTGTTCCGATGGGCATGACGACACTGGCGGAAGTCGGGCTATTCACCGCCGCTGCGGTGCTCATTGGCCAATTCGGCACAGACGCGATTGCGGCGCACGCCGTCGCGTTACAATGCTCGTCGACCGCTTTCATGGTGCCGCTAGGCTTGGGATATGCCGCAACTGTCCGCGTCGGCTTGGCCTATGGTCGCGGCGACAAGGAAGGCATTCGGCGCGCCGGCTGGGCGTCCTTCATCCTCGGAACCGGCTTCATGGTGTTCTCCTGCGCCCTGTTCCTGCTCGCGGGTCGACAGATTGCCGGGGTGTTTTTGGATCCGACGCTCGAGTCCAACGCCCATGCGATCAATCTTGCTGTGACCTTCATCGCAGTGTCGGGCCTGTTCCAACTGGTCGATGGCGCTCAGGTTACGGCAGCCTATTCGCTGCGCGGCCTGAGCGACGCGAAGGTGCCCATGTGGATCGCCATCTTTGGCTATTGGTTCATCGGGCTACCGACCAGCTATGTCTTGGGCTTTACCTTCGGCATGGAAGGCTTGGGCGTTTGGCTCGGTCTTGCTGTCGGCCTCGCCTTCGTGGCTGTGCTGCTGGTCGGGCGATTTGCCTATCGCGAACGCCTCGGACTGCTCAAAACACTGAACCCCGCTTAA
- a CDS encoding EamA family transporter, with the protein MVQTWQFWAFLSAVFAALTAVFGKIGVQNINSDMATLIRTIIILAMTAAIVVSFGHWQKLETIPGKTWVFLLLSGLATGASWLCYFRALQMGPASQVAPIDKLSVVMVALFAALFLGEKLAVHNWLGVALIGVGAVLVAIP; encoded by the coding sequence ATGGTTCAGACTTGGCAATTTTGGGCGTTTCTGTCCGCAGTGTTTGCGGCGCTCACCGCCGTTTTCGGCAAAATCGGCGTCCAGAACATCAATTCGGACATGGCGACGCTGATCCGGACAATCATCATTCTGGCCATGACAGCGGCCATTGTTGTGTCTTTTGGCCATTGGCAAAAGCTCGAAACTATTCCCGGCAAAACCTGGGTGTTTCTGCTGCTGTCGGGCCTCGCCACGGGCGCATCTTGGCTGTGCTATTTCCGTGCGCTGCAAATGGGGCCAGCGTCGCAAGTTGCGCCCATCGACAAGCTCAGCGTCGTTATGGTCGCTCTCTTCGCAGCGCTGTTTCTCGGAGAAAAGCTGGCCGTGCACAATTGGCTTGGCGTGGCTCTGATCGGCGTGGGCGCAGTACTCGTCGCGATCCCCTAA
- a CDS encoding phosphoribosyl-ATP pyrophosphohydrolase, whose translation MSRTLEELTGLVAKISDLYAERMNVERNDDWFILKLQEELGELTAEHLRLSGRGRLKGMSEDEIKQKRDDEAADLLAMMLLYARHNGIDLDAALDRKWFAYFNRPD comes from the coding sequence ATGAGCCGCACTCTCGAAGAGCTGACCGGTCTCGTCGCCAAGATTTCCGACCTTTATGCAGAGCGCATGAATGTCGAACGCAATGACGATTGGTTCATCCTCAAACTCCAAGAAGAGCTTGGCGAGCTGACTGCGGAGCATCTTCGCCTATCGGGTCGCGGGCGGCTCAAGGGCATGAGCGAAGACGAGATCAAGCAGAAGCGCGATGATGAGGCTGCTGACCTTCTCGCAATGATGCTGCTCTATGCGCGCCACAACGGCATTGATCTTGATGCCGCGCTCGACCGCAAGTGGTTCGCTTATTTCAATCGCCCCGATTAG
- a CDS encoding thymidylate synthase — translation MQPYLKLLSDILETGADKSDRTGTGTRSLFGYQMRFNLQEGFPLLTTKKLHLKSIIYELLWFIRGETNVRWLQERGVKIWDEWADENGDLGPVYGSQWRNWPAPNGRHIDQLGALVESLKHKPDSRRHIVSAWNPAEVDNMALPPCHCLFQFYVANGKLSCQLYQRSADTFLGVPFNIASYALLTHMMAQVCDLEVGDFVHTFGDVHIYNDHFEQANLQLTREPRPLPKLIMNPERKRLEDFVFEDFAFEGYDPHPHIKASVSV, via the coding sequence ATGCAGCCGTACCTAAAACTCCTCTCCGATATTCTTGAAACCGGTGCCGACAAGTCGGACCGTACCGGAACCGGTACGCGATCGCTGTTTGGCTATCAGATGCGCTTCAACCTCCAAGAGGGGTTCCCGCTGCTGACCACCAAGAAGCTGCACTTGAAGTCCATCATCTATGAACTCCTGTGGTTCATTCGCGGTGAGACCAATGTGCGCTGGTTGCAAGAGCGGGGCGTCAAGATTTGGGACGAGTGGGCCGATGAAAACGGCGATCTTGGTCCGGTCTATGGTTCGCAGTGGCGCAACTGGCCGGCGCCCAACGGTCGTCACATCGACCAGCTCGGTGCGCTTGTTGAAAGCCTCAAGCACAAGCCTGACAGCCGCCGTCACATCGTTTCGGCCTGGAACCCGGCGGAAGTGGACAATATGGCGCTGCCGCCATGCCATTGCCTGTTCCAATTCTATGTCGCCAACGGCAAGCTCTCTTGCCAGCTGTACCAGCGCTCGGCGGACACTTTTCTTGGCGTGCCGTTCAACATCGCTTCCTATGCACTGCTCACCCATATGATGGCGCAGGTGTGCGATCTCGAAGTGGGCGACTTCGTCCACACGTTTGGCGACGTGCACATCTATAATGACCACTTTGAGCAGGCGAATTTGCAGCTGACGCGCGAGCCGCGCCCACTGCCTAAGCTGATCATGAACCCAGAACGCAAGCGTCTGGAAGATTTTGTGTTCGAGGACTTTGCGTTTGAGGGCTATGATCCGCATCCGCATATCAAGGCGTCGGTTTCCGTATGA